A region of the Arenibacter antarcticus genome:
CCTGCCCGATCTGGGCTGGCATCTACCTTATACCAAAAGGCCGCGGTGAATTCGGTCCCCAGTAGGCCATCGGTTGGATATGTTAGATAGGCGTCCGTTGCTCCTTGGTATGCGTTGGTCCCGATTAAGCCCAGACCGGCAAATCCGGGAGTTCCCACTTTGTCTGCCTTTTTAAGACCAACTAGATCAAAATAATCCCCATCAAACGGCATATAGAAAGTCTCCCCAGCAAAAAGTGGAGTATAGGCGGGCTCTTTTTCAAAATTTACTGTAGCCACTGTAGTCTTCCCTTCCGTATCTGTCGCGGAAATGGAAAGCTCATGGGAACCATCGGTCAATTTATCATAGACCAGGTCTTTTTCCATAAATCGACGGTAATCTTTAAAACTGCTGTAGGTTCCAATCTTTCCCCCGTCCAACATCACGTCTATCTTGGCAATCTCTATATCATCGGTCACCTCAAAATCGATTGTAATGGAGGTTACCACATCCAACACTTTTATTTTCACCCCTTCCGTAGGGTAATTGATCTTTATCTGTGGCGCGGTGGCATCGGTCCCTGGATCAACTTGTGTTATAGCATCTATTCCCTGATCACAACCGTAGAAAAAAAACACGGCGATCAAGCTGGCACATATTAGTTTAAGATTTTTCATTTTTCTATGTTGTTTGTTATTTATTGATTTCCCCCAATATTGGGAATTCATCTATCTGATCCTGATGATAGGTTACAAAGGCTTTATCTTTAGTAAAAGTTCTTCCTTCATAACTCAACTCTCCATATCTTTCCAACCTAACCATATCAAAAAACCGCTTGCCCCATTCCATTGCCAGTTCAGCATATTTTTCATCCACCAATTGATCTAAAGTCACCCCATTTATTGGTGTAAGCCCTGCTCTTCCCCTTACCAAATTAACAGCTTGATCTGCCGTCATGGCAGAATTGGAAGCGCCTTGTACTAAAGATTCTGCGTACATCAATAGTGTTTCGGCATAACGGTAAACAATGTAATTTTTATTGCTGCCGTAAGAAGTACGCCCAGGAATCAATTGATTAGTTGGCAAATAATGTTTCCCACTACAAAATATGGCTCTTGCATTATCACTTAACATATCCCCATCCCTAGTGGTAGGAGAAACAAAGGACGGTAATGTTCCTGCCGTATAATTGGTAGTTGCAATGATACTGTCAATACCATTTTGAGTAAACAACACGGTAGTCTCTAAACGCTTATTTTCTCCTCTATCCAACATAAACGTAACATATTTCATGCTAGGCTCAAAAAATCCCCATCCAGCACCGGCACCAGCAACAGCTGGTGTCCAACCGTTAGGACCATAAGGTGAATATTGATGGCTTACCCTATCACCTGTGCCAACACCAAAATCGGAATATTGAAATTCGAACAGACTTTCATTGCTTAACTTCCCAGGTGTTTTAAACAATTCATAATAATCGTCCATTAAGCTGAATTTCCCGGAACTTATAATTTGTCCAGCAGCATCTGCTACCGCTTGGTAATTCTTAAGTTCTTGGTTGGCCAAAGCCTTAATATGCAAAGCGGTATATCTAGTTACACCTCCAGGTAAATCCGTCCGTTCGTTTGGTCGCATGTTCAACAAAAACGGGAGAGCTTCATCCATCTGATCGGAAAGATGTTGCATCACCTCATCCTTTGAAGGAACTGAAGTAACGTTGGCAAAATCATCAAGATCGGAAGATTCGGGAATAAAAACTGCGCCATAAACCTGTGAAAGTTGAAAAAGCAATATTGCTCTTAGCACTTTAGCTTCCGCGATGTACTGGTTTCCTTTGGCAATACCATCAGCATCAGCGAACTCCATATATCTTTCAATTTGCTCCATTCCGGTATGGGCACGGATAATATCACCATAATAGGTTTCCCATAAGGTTCTGGAACCAAAAAAGGAGTTGTCATATACGTAACGATCTTGATTTTTAAGGCCCTGCTGGTCCCCTGCCGCATTTACATCATCTCCCCTGGTAGAGACCACCAAGGGTTGTTCCCAACCCCTGTTAGTAACAGTTTGGTAGACCCCGATCAGTGAAAAAATCATATCGTCG
Encoded here:
- a CDS encoding RagB/SusD family nutrient uptake outer membrane protein → MKLYIKTNRFPVILALISVLLIGCSNELNQPELNNNFAGGTDFSKTDDMIFSLIGVYQTVTNRGWEQPLVVSTRGDDVNAAGDQQGLKNQDRYVYDNSFFGSRTLWETYYGDIIRAHTGMEQIERYMEFADADGIAKGNQYIAEAKVLRAILLFQLSQVYGAVFIPESSDLDDFANVTSVPSKDEVMQHLSDQMDEALPFLLNMRPNERTDLPGGVTRYTALHIKALANQELKNYQAVADAAGQIISSGKFSLMDDYYELFKTPGKLSNESLFEFQYSDFGVGTGDRVSHQYSPYGPNGWTPAVAGAGAGWGFFEPSMKYVTFMLDRGENKRLETTVLFTQNGIDSIIATTNYTAGTLPSFVSPTTRDGDMLSDNARAIFCSGKHYLPTNQLIPGRTSYGSNKNYIVYRYAETLLMYAESLVQGASNSAMTADQAVNLVRGRAGLTPINGVTLDQLVDEKYAELAMEWGKRFFDMVRLERYGELSYEGRTFTKDKAFVTYHQDQIDEFPILGEINK